Proteins found in one Populus alba chromosome 14, ASM523922v2, whole genome shotgun sequence genomic segment:
- the LOC118036266 gene encoding protein RICE SALT SENSITIVE 3: protein MEGGLPMLNCLLQHTLRSLCSCTDSSNPSKWVYAVFWRILPRNYPPPKWDYGGTALDRSKGNKRNWILVWEDGFCDIYECERAGTGYMKGRFGTDVFFKMSHEVYNYGEGLVGKVAADNSHKWVFKENPNESDPNLISSWNMSIEPQPRAWEFQFNSGIQTIAIISVREGIIQLGSFDKIVEDLNLVISIQRKFSYLQSIPGIFAIQRPYLPVQHPYIIKPNTHTIENQEIAFSVDDKRQITGVKRLFHERLDDFPIKAINMGWNSPQNGIPGPPIWSIPPLLPPMSCSLGALLSKLPSATPSYSNIEALDTSLLNNNNNNNRSSISQRVRVDDLGVTREGQLVSSSHLDAAREE, encoded by the exons ATGGAAGGTGGACTCCCGATGCTTAACTGTCTCTTACAGCACACGCTGAGGAGCCTGTGTTCATGTACAGATTCTTCTAATCCTTCCAAATGGGTGTACGCAGTCTTTTGGAGGATACTGCCTAGGAATTACCCTCCACCAAA GTGGGATTATGGAGGCACTGCTCTTGATCGTtccaaaggaaacaaaagaaactg GATCCTAGTTTGGGAGGATGGATTTTGCGATATCTATGAGTGTGAGAGAGCAGGAACTGGGTACATGAAGGGAAGATTTGGAACAGATGTCTTCTTCAAAATGTCTCATGAAGTTTACAACTACGGGGAAGG ATTAGTGGGGAAAGTTGCAGCGGATAACAGTCATAAATGGGTGTTCAAAGAAAACCCAAATGAGAGTGATCCTAACTTAATCTCCTCATGGAATATGTCAATTGAACCT CAGCCCAGAGCATGGGAATTTCAATTCAATTCGGGCATTCAG ACAATTGCCATCATTTCAGTCAGGGAAGGTATCATTCAATTGGGTTCTTTTGATAAG ATTGTGGAAGACCTTAATTTGGTAATCAGTATACAGAGGAAATTCAGCTATCTCCAGAGCATACCAGGAATCTTTGCAATACAAAGACCATACCTGCCAGTTCAGCATCCATACATTATCAAACCCAACACCCATACGATCGAAAACCAAGAAATAGCCTTCTCAGTTGATGACAAACGCCAAATAACAGGAGTTAAGAGATTGTTTCATGAAAGATTAGATGATTTTCCAATAAAGGCAATCAACATGGGCTGGAACAGTCCCCAAAATGGAATCCCAGGACCCCCCATTTGGTCAATACCACCTCTTCTGCCCCCCATGTCTTGCAGTCTCGGAGCTTTGTTATCGAAGTTACCTTCTGCGACCCCTTCCTATAGTAACATCGAAGCTCTTGACACATCTCTtcttaacaacaacaacaacaataatcgTAGTAGTATAAGCCAGAGAGTCAGGGTTGATGATCTTGGAGTAACAAGAGAAGGCCAGCTAGTCTCCTCTAGCCATTTAGATGCTGCTCGAGAAGAATGA